The following are encoded together in the Pedobacter sp. D749 genome:
- a CDS encoding outer membrane beta-barrel family protein — MKKNLKVSFIALVCVLFFKPFTFGQQVKQEETQALTQVLAKLSVAFKVNFLYEESQLKQKQLLYQANNFSGKPLKQILDAVILPLNLSWYKVDDKNYSIFPAVSNTAAAVKQNVNPGIADSVAKDQVSGRLLDEHAKPLVYTTVTLLVAADSSFVINSLTDPDGKFTFPSVKPGIYKIRVSPMGYSPYTTRPFTVGGNAPVNIAPISIQSSGENLKEVKITASKPLVEAKSDRLIFNVDNSAMAVGNSLQVLKSAPFVRISADNTVSLQGKRTMILIDGKPVPDAALENILQTMPAGNILKIELITQPSAKYDAAFGAVINIITKKSQIEGFTGDVRTDGSTGKYASANLNTSATYKRKNLTLYASGGVTKGTDIFSISSERFQDPTDPLYYLTNNWSRITDNNLYNFQASAELQLDKNQSIGLLANGGIFYFKGPWATTNAFGRKNTPIDSVSYTDATFNQRASSYTYNFNYHLLSDSGRNELLVLATFTPWQRNLFQDFPSVLYDGAGNIIRIPTHYQNRNKAAIDVYIAQTDYIHQFKKQWKLEAGFKFQYTNSNTSVDYQDNRNGQFESNPIFSNQSNLKESIASVYGILSKDWKKDKVQMGLRIENTRADFVGNFKQDYSNFFPTFLYQHNFNQDNNISISYKPTINRAPYYELVPYTVLLNRYTIEQGNPSLTPQFNDTYTLSANIHKLNLSLSYTHTKGTIGLFPYKQDLTTKVTYFTRQNLSRASDVSLYLFYPVKINDWWETLNSGTPIGYNTANGPVLGTHYKLAAFHSDFKSSQVFKISKSLKLQIDAYYWTSYVQDLSKNSGYKNIDASFLLNLWEGKGQLRLGGNEIVFKRNDYLIERNYGTFNSAERVSNDSKRVFVGFTYKFGKSKIQKSDTKLGNEDALKRL, encoded by the coding sequence ATGAAAAAGAACTTAAAAGTCAGCTTTATTGCCTTGGTGTGCGTCCTGTTTTTTAAGCCATTTACTTTTGGCCAGCAGGTAAAACAAGAAGAAACACAAGCTTTAACACAGGTACTCGCTAAATTGAGCGTAGCATTTAAAGTCAATTTTTTATACGAAGAAAGTCAGCTTAAGCAGAAACAGTTGCTTTATCAGGCCAATAATTTTTCGGGCAAACCTTTAAAACAGATTTTAGATGCTGTTATTTTACCACTTAATTTGTCATGGTATAAGGTGGATGATAAAAACTACTCCATTTTCCCGGCAGTTTCCAATACCGCAGCAGCGGTAAAGCAAAACGTTAACCCTGGCATTGCAGATTCTGTCGCAAAAGACCAGGTAAGCGGCCGGTTGCTGGATGAACATGCCAAGCCATTGGTGTATACCACCGTAACCCTGCTCGTAGCCGCCGATTCATCTTTTGTGATCAACTCGTTAACGGATCCTGATGGGAAATTCACCTTTCCATCAGTTAAACCGGGCATTTATAAAATCAGGGTTTCGCCTATGGGCTATAGCCCCTATACCACCAGGCCTTTTACGGTTGGCGGTAATGCACCGGTAAACATTGCCCCTATTTCGATTCAATCATCAGGCGAAAATTTAAAAGAAGTTAAAATTACAGCCAGCAAACCCCTGGTTGAAGCCAAAAGCGACAGGCTGATTTTTAATGTAGACAACAGTGCCATGGCGGTGGGCAATTCGCTCCAGGTATTAAAATCGGCACCTTTTGTGCGGATCTCAGCAGATAACACAGTGAGTTTGCAGGGAAAAAGGACCATGATTTTAATCGACGGCAAACCCGTTCCCGATGCGGCGTTGGAAAATATCCTGCAAACCATGCCGGCAGGAAATATCCTTAAAATCGAATTAATTACACAACCTTCGGCTAAATATGATGCTGCTTTTGGCGCTGTGATTAATATTATCACCAAAAAAAGTCAGATTGAAGGTTTTACGGGCGATGTCCGCACTGATGGATCAACCGGAAAATATGCTTCCGCTAATCTGAACACTTCGGCCACTTACAAACGCAAAAACCTAACACTTTATGCAAGTGGCGGTGTTACCAAGGGAACCGACATTTTCAGTATAAGTTCGGAAAGGTTTCAGGATCCTACCGATCCGTTATACTATTTAACCAACAACTGGTCCCGGATAACGGATAACAACCTCTATAATTTCCAGGCAAGTGCGGAACTGCAACTGGATAAAAACCAGAGCATCGGGCTTCTTGCAAATGGTGGTATCTTTTATTTTAAAGGCCCATGGGCAACAACGAATGCCTTTGGTCGCAAAAACACCCCCATCGATTCGGTATCGTATACTGATGCTACCTTCAACCAACGCGCCAGCTCTTATACCTATAACTTTAACTATCATCTTCTGTCCGATTCAGGAAGAAATGAACTCCTGGTACTGGCTACATTTACCCCATGGCAACGTAACCTCTTCCAGGATTTTCCTTCCGTGCTTTATGATGGAGCAGGCAATATCATCAGAATTCCCACTCACTACCAAAACAGGAACAAGGCCGCTATTGATGTTTACATCGCACAGACTGATTATATCCATCAGTTTAAAAAGCAATGGAAGCTCGAAGCCGGTTTTAAATTTCAGTACACCAATTCCAATACGAGTGTAGATTATCAGGACAACCGCAACGGACAGTTCGAATCCAACCCCATATTTTCCAATCAGAGCAATTTAAAGGAATCAATTGCTTCCGTTTACGGAATATTAAGCAAAGACTGGAAGAAAGATAAGGTACAAATGGGTTTAAGGATTGAAAATACCCGGGCTGATTTTGTGGGTAACTTCAAACAAGATTACAGCAATTTCTTTCCGACATTTCTTTATCAGCATAATTTTAACCAGGATAACAATATTTCCATTTCATATAAGCCAACCATTAACCGCGCACCTTATTATGAACTTGTACCCTATACGGTACTGCTTAACCGGTATACCATTGAACAGGGCAACCCATCGCTCACGCCACAGTTTAATGATACCTATACTTTAAGTGCGAATATCCACAAGCTTAACCTTTCATTAAGTTATACCCATACAAAGGGTACTATCGGCCTGTTCCCTTACAAACAGGATCTTACTACAAAAGTAACTTATTTTACGCGCCAGAATCTTAGCCGGGCATCAGACGTTTCGCTTTATTTGTTTTACCCAGTTAAGATAAACGATTGGTGGGAAACCCTCAATAGCGGTACACCGATTGGTTATAACACAGCCAACGGACCGGTTTTAGGCACCCACTACAAGCTGGCTGCTTTTCATTCTGATTTTAAAAGTTCGCAGGTTTTTAAAATTTCGAAGAGCCTGAAACTACAGATAGATGCTTATTACTGGACCAGCTATGTGCAGGATCTTTCGAAAAATAGTGGTTATAAAAATATCGATGCGTCGTTTTTACTCAACCTTTGGGAAGGTAAAGGGCAACTCCGGTTGGGTGGAAATGAAATTGTTTTTAAGCGGAACGATTACCTGATCGAACGTAATTATGGCACTTTTAATTCTGCAGAGCGGGTTAGTAACGATAGCAAACGTGTTTTTGTAGGTTTCACCTATAAATTCGGTAAATCAAAAATTCAAAAATC